Proteins from a genomic interval of Cucumis melo cultivar AY chromosome 7, USDA_Cmelo_AY_1.0, whole genome shotgun sequence:
- the LOC127150211 gene encoding uncharacterized protein LOC127150211 yields the protein MRIGTSYATIISAVHSRSNHEQTRLLDRSSLTIIVAGPSRFCNDSMSSLKEEGSRSIVWNCSGKHTFELGHSCRRPPRMRIIKCWNSNPSLPQRVVSHSLRMRYAIRCWVDDQATQKALVGDPSRRPAERQVQAVRRHLVRSSHKKRLNYKLNFMKLWNGLKYKIEITKH from the exons atgaggattggcacttcctatgcgaccattatatcagccgtgcattccag gagcaatcacgaacaaacaaggctgctagacagaagcagccttacaatcatagtagcgggtccaagtcgtttctgcAACGAtagtatgagctcgctgaaagaagagggcagtcggtcgatcgtgtggaattgttccgggaaacacacgttcgagctgggacattcgtgtcgcaggccgccgaggatgcgcat aatcaaatgctggaactccaatcccagcctaccccagagggtagtcagccactctctgaggatgagatatgcgatcaggtgttgggtagacgaccaggctactcaaaaggccttggttggggacccaagccgaaggcccgcagaacggcaagtgcaagcagttcgtcgacatcttgttcgcagttcacacaaaaagagattgaattacaagctaaacttcatgaagctttggaacggattgaagtacaagatagaaatcaccaagcattag